A single region of the Peromyscus eremicus chromosome 16_21, PerEre_H2_v1, whole genome shotgun sequence genome encodes:
- the Ddx39b gene encoding spliceosome RNA helicase DDX39B: protein MAENDVDNELLDYEDDEVETAAGGDGTEAPAKKDVKGSYVSIHSSGFRDFLLKPELLRAIVDCGFEHPSEVQHECIPQAILGMDVLCQAKSGMGKTAVFVLATLQQLEPITGQVSVLVMCHTRELAFQISKEYERFSKYMPNVKVAVFFGGLSIKKDEEVLKKNCPHIVVGTPGRILALARNKSLNLKHIKHFILDECDKMLEQLDMRRDVQEIFRMTPHEKQVMMFSATLSKEIRPVCRKFMQDPMEIFVDDETKLTLHGLQQYYVKLKDNEKNRKLFDLLDVLEFNQVVIFVKSVQRCIALAQLLVEQNFPAIAIHRGMPQEERLSRYQQFKDFQRRILVATNLFGRGMDIERVNIAFNYDMPEDSDTYLHRVARAGRFGTKGLAITFVSDENDAKILNDVQDRFEVNISELPDEIDISSYIEQTR from the exons ATGGCAGAGAATGATGTGGACAACGAGCTCTTGGACTATGAAGACGATGAAGTGGAGACAGCAGCGGGGGGAGATGGGACCGAAGCTCCTGCCAAGAAAGATGTCAAGGGCTCCTACGTCTCCATCCACAGCTCCGGCTTCCGAGACTTCCTGCTCAAGCCAGAGCTGCTCCGGGCCATTGTTGACTGTGGCTTTGAGCATCCATCCGAGG TCCAGCATGAATGCATCCCGCAGGCCATTCTGGGGATGGACGTCCTGTGCCAGGCCAAGTCAGGCATGGGAAAGACAGCAGTGTTCGTCTTGGCCACGCTGCAGCAGCTGGAGCCAATCACGGGGCAG GTGTCTGTGCTGGTGATGTGCCACACCAGGGAGCTGGCTTTTCAGATCAGCAAGGAATATGAGCGCTTCTCCAAGTACATGCCGAATGTCAAG GTGGCAGTGTTTTTTGGTGGTCTGTCTATCAAGAAGGATGAAGAGGTGCTGAAGAAGAACTGCCCGCACATTGTCGTGGGGACTCCTGGCCGAATTCTAGCCCTGGCTCGAAATAAGAGCCTGAACCTCAAGCACATTAAACACTTTATCTTGGATGAATGTGACAAGATGCTTGAACAGCTCG ACATGCGTCGGGATGTCCAGGAAATTTTTCGCATGACCCCCCATGAGAAGCAGGTCATGATGTTCAGTGCTACCTTGAGCAAAGAGATCCGGCCAGTCTGCCGCAAGTTCATGCAAGAT CCTATGGAGATCTTCGTGGATGACGAGACCAAGTTGACGCTGCACGGGTTGCAGCAATACTACGTGAAACTGAAGGACAACGAGAAGAACCGGAAGCTCTTTGACCTTCTCGATGTCCTCGAGTTCAACCAG GTGGTGATCTTTGTGAAGTCCGTGCAGAGGTGCATCGCCCTGGCCCAGCTTCTAGTGGAGCAGAACTTCCCAGCCATTGCTATCCACCGTGGGATGCCCCAGGAGGAGAG GCTGTCTCGGTATCAGCAGTTCAAGGATTTCCAGAGGCGGATTCTTGTGGCTACCAACCTGTTTGGCCGAGGCATGGACATTGAGCGTGTGAACATCGCCTTCAACTATGACATGCCAGAGGACTCGGACACCTACCTGCACCGG GTGGCCAGAGCAGGCCGGTTTGGTACCAAGGGCTTGGCCATCACATTTGTGTCGGATGAGAATGATGCTAAGATCCTCAATGACGTGCAGGACCGCTTTGAGGTCAACATCAGTGAGCTGCCTGATGAGATCGACATCTCCTCCTACA TTGAACAGACGCGGTAG
- the Atp6v1g2 gene encoding V-type proton ATPase subunit G 2, with protein sequence MASQSQGIQQLLQAEKRAAEKVADARKRKARRLKQAKEEAQMEVEQYRREREQEFQSKQQAAMGSQGNLSAEVEQATRRQVQGMQSSQQRNRERVLAQLLGMVCDVRPQVHPNYRITV encoded by the exons ATGGCCAGTCAGTCCCAGGGTATCCAGCAGCTCCTCCAAGCTGAGAAGCGGGCAGCGGAGAAGGTGGCCGATGCCAGGAAGA GGAAGGCGCGGCGACTGAAGCAAGCCAAGGAGGAGGCTCAAATGGAGGTGGAGCAGTACCGCAGGGAGCGTGAGCAGGAGTTCCAGAGCAAGCAGCAGGCG gccATGGGCTCCCAGGGGAACCTGTCTGCTGAAGTGGAACAGGCCACCAGACGTCAGGTTCAGGGCATGCAGAGCTCCCAGCAAAGAAATCGGGAGCGTGTCCTGGCTCAGCTTCTTGGTATGGTCTGTGATGTCAGGCCCCAGGTCCACCCCAACTACCGGATTACTGTCTAG